In the Balaenoptera musculus isolate JJ_BM4_2016_0621 chromosome 20, mBalMus1.pri.v3, whole genome shotgun sequence genome, tgccacaactactgaggccacgtgccacaactactgaagccttcgcgcctagagcccatgcgctgcaacatgagaagccaccacaatgagaagcccgcgcactgcaacaaagagtagctcccgctcgctcgctgcaactagagaaagcccacgtgcagcaacgaagacccaacacagccaaaaataaataataaatacatttacaaaacTCGAGGAGAGTGGATCTTCTATTCCCAACCTCAAACTGTAGGAAAGGTCCTGTCTGAAAGGAAGACtgcaggggaattccctggtggtcagtggttcggactcagcgctttcactgccgatggtgagggttcaatccctggtgggggaactaagatcccacaagccgtgaatcgtggccagaaaaaaaaaaacctccagaaggAGGCAAAGGAGTGAAGTGTACAACTTCACTCCTCCACTTTTCTTCAGGATGCAGGCAGTGACAGacacatccaccagagggcagcatCTGCCACTTTCCAGCCCTTGCCTTGGCCCTGGGTGGTTTTGGGTGAGTTGACTCTGAAAGGGCCCCTGGCATGGGAAAAGGGTACCTAAAGGCCCCTTtcccacattttttcttttcacactCATTCTAAGTAGTAGGCTGTGTTTCCTCCATTTGATTCTTGAGGaagcaaagctgggatttgaaataTGGGTCTTTGTGATTCCCAGGCCGAAGCCGTTCCTGGGCATCCACTCCCCCAGCCCATCCCTACTCCTGCAgactcctctcctcccttcattTGTGCACTCAGACAGGTACTTGGTTGGGATGCTGTGGAGACAAGGATGTCCTCAGCTGCTTTCTAGGTGAGCTCCATCCATCCTGTACCCTCCCCTACTCTAGAGCATGGGCTGTCCTGGGGAAAGGGACTTGGAATCATCTAAGTCCCTAGTTACatgctgaggaaactgaggctcccgGGGGAAAGTGGCTTTTCCAAGCCAGTCTACTTGGGAGGACAGGACTCATGATGACTCTCAGCCCAGGGTTTCAGCCCACCAGGCCTTGAGGGGGGACTCTCTCCAGTGTCATCTGTCCCATGGCCTCTGTTTTTCTCCTCCAAGAAATTCCTCTTCCCCAATAAAGGCTGAGGTTTGAGTACTGCCCAGACCTTGCCTAGAAGTGCAGGGTTTTACAGGCATCTCTGCCAACCCCCAAGGACCCCAGACCAGGAAACTCCCAGCTAAGGCTGGATGCTTGGTTCCCATACTCAGGGAACCCCCTTGAGTACATTTAATCATTCCATCATGCAGTCATGAATCATGCAAGATTTCCTGATTGCCTACTGTGTGGCAGGCACGGTGCTGGGCACTGCAGAGCTGTGGATGAGAAGAACCAGCTCCTGGGCTCAGCATTTAGTCTGGTGGGGAGATAGCTCTGAGGAAAAATAATCATTCAGCAGCTGCAGTCTGACCCAGGTCAGGGAGCCAATGGGAGGAAGCAGGTAGGTCCCAGCTAGTTtatccttctgtctggaatgcttaCTTGACTCTTTGCCACTTAAACCTTGGCTTTAATGTCACAATGGAAAGGCCTTCATGAGCAATCTCCCTCCCCCAGGTAAAGCAGCTCTCTCCCCAGTCACTCTCTAGCACATTTCcgtgttttattttccttgatgGCATGTATCACCATCTGACATTAACCTCTTTAGCCATTCCCTGTCTCTCCCCACTCCTCATTATAATGTCCACTCCACAAGGGCAGGTCCTAAGCCATTTCACTCAGGCCTTCAACCTAGCAGGCACTCCATAAATGAATGCTCAAAGCAAGAATGTTCCAGTGTTCTCCGTAGGGAATCCTCCAATGCACTAGGTCCTGGGCTGTGATCTTGTGGAGAGAAAGGGCTGCAGAAGTGAGGCTGCCAGGAAACAAAATGGTCATTAATGGAGGAAGGCTCCCTGGGTCCCAGGCTGGGTGTGGAGGTGGGGTTCCCATTTAAAGGAGACTGGATTGGGGTAGGCCCACAGCCTGGTGCTGCCCTGACAAACTGGGCCCCTTCCTTCACCCTCACCTtgtcccacctcctccttcccatctGTTCATCAACACCTTTCCTGGCAAAGGCAAAAAATGAAGGGTGGGGAGATTGCCAGTTTCATCTCCCTTATCAGGTGATCAAGTGACAATTTCCCTCTTGGGTGTGAGGCCCAGGAGATGTAggagaaatgttaaagaaatttcaaagactgtggaagaaacacaaaacaaTGTGCGTCTGTTTTCAGTTTCCATGTGTTCTCCGTTTCTCTGTGTTTTCGGTTTCACAGCCATTGTAGCATGTGATCAAAGCCAAGTTTGGCCAAtttctagctgggtgaccttggacaaattacttgcCCTTTCTGGCTTTGGTGTCTTCTTTTTGGAATAACTATACTTACTACATGGTTTGAGTtgtgtattaaaaaaaggaaaagtgttgggaattccctggcagtccagtggttaggactctgtgcttttacTGCAAGCGCGTGGGTTCTGTCCCTGGTCATAGAACTAATATCTCGCAAGCCgcgaggcacagccaaaaataaaaattaaaaaaaaaaaaaaaaaagaaggaaaagtatgCAAAGTCCCTTGACCACAGCTTAGCATGCATTGGCCACTCAATGAGCTAGTGGTTCCCAACCTCTCGGCTTGCTCTGACATCCCCTCTCCTAACTCAGTTCCACCCTTGTGCCTTAGCTCCTGCTGCATTCTGCCACCCCCCAACATGGGGTGTAACGAACTAATTACCTAAGGTTTTGATCTCTTCAGGGATTTGGGGAAGCTCCCTGCATTGCTGGGGAAAACCAGGTGGCTGGTTTTGTTGCGGGGAGGGGACGAGGAGGGTGCAAGGCAGGCTGGTGCTAAACAGATGGGAAGCTAGTGGGAAGGAAGGGCTAGACCCTCCTGTCTGGCAATGGcttcctcccctacccccctcCCCTTTACAATTCCCCTCATAGACAGCCTTTTAAAAAGGTAACACTGAATTATATAATAAATGCAAGCATCCAGCTTCCTTGTAAAAATGGAAAGAGTAGAGTTAACATTTCATTCTCCTTTGAACCCCTTCCCCACCTTCAGTTTTACCTTCCTCCCTGCAGGTAATCACTGTTACCCTTTGGTCACACTGCCCGTTTGTGACATCTCCTCCTCTTCAGTGCTGCCCAGACTGTATCAGGCTGTAATGACTGGGGAGATGCCACTCAGTCCTGTCCACCTCCCAACCAATCCTACGCAGGACTGATTAACTTCTGGAAACCTTTCCAGAAGCTTCTAGTTGACatgttctctccctcctctgaagtCCTATAAGTGCTTATCTCACGATTTACAAAGTCCCACTGTTCCCTGTCAGTGGCTAGTCTTGTCTCTCTCACTAGAGTAGAAGCTGTTGGAGGCCAGGCCCCGTGGTCTGCTCATCCTCTGTGTCTCCACAGTCTCTTTGGCTCATGCAGAGCAGACAGTATTAATGAGGTCAGTAAACACCCTGTGAAGTGAAGGATTCTGTCTTTATCGATTTGAACAAGGGAGGCCCTCGGGGGTCTGCTGCTGGCGGGTGCTCTGACCAACAACGGGGGGGGACTTCTGCTGAGAATCGCCCTGACGGGAGAGATTGGATAGGTAAGTGGTGAGGGGCCAAGGCACTGGATTCAGACACATCCTTGCTCAGCCACTTACTAGTTATATGTGACCCTAGACAAGTCATTGAGCCCTTCAGAGCTTTCTTCACCTATATAATGCAGACGACACCAGTCCCTACCTCACGGGCTGTTACGAAGATCAATAGGGGTAATGGCTTTAGGCTGTTTTACGGGGTTCCATGTTCACACAGGTTAAAACATTGAATTAGGAAGGATAAAGGAGGAAGACTTGTCAGCATCTCTCGAGTGGACCCGGCGAAGGGAGCGTATACGTGGGGTGGATATCTCTGCCTGGGTGAGGGGGATGTGGTGGTATTGAGAGTATTACGCTCTTCACCTCTCCTCCCTGGTCAAACGCTGCCACGCGTGTTCCTtttgcccctcccaccttccatcCCGGATTTATCCCGAGTTTAATTCCAAATATTAGATTATGgtagaaaatatcaaataaaacgGTCACCAATTGATCAGACATCCATCACAGTGTGGCCCGGGTTCCAGTCCGCTGATCTccacgccccgccccgccccgcctcgctGCCGCAGGGCCGCTGATTGGCCCGCGCCACGTGACGTCACACGCGGGTTTTAAGGCAGAGTGCCCCGGGCCGCCCCGCAGTGCCAGCGGGCTGGAGGCCGGCGAGGAGCCTCGCGGGGCTGGCCCGGAGGGGAGCGGGGAGAGCGCGGCTGTCGGAAGGTAAAGGGGCTGTTCAGGCCAAGCCGAGGCGATCCGGGTGCGGGGCCTGGGGAGCTGGAGTCGGCGATCGCAGGAAGGCGGGCAGTGGAGTGTCgcggggcagtggggagggggtctCTGTGTAAGAAGGGGTGTGTCAACCGCCTAGGGATGTGGAAGGCGGGTGGGAGTGGGCCGCACTCTCTGGTCTCAGCGCCCGTACCCTGATTCTTAATTTGGGCCCTCTGCCCCCCCAGGTGCACGTTTCCCCGAGGATTCTCTCCTGGGGAACGGGTCACGGTGCCTGCTACCTCGCCACAAGCGCGGAAGCTGACTGTCTGGCGATCGAGGTCTCTCCCCCCAACCTCAGTGTCCCGGGACCTGGGGGTTTCTCTAGGTCTCATCGCCCTTGTCAGGGCCCGCAGGGAGGGGGGAGAGCCTCTGTTATACCTgcagctgctttaaaaaaaaaaaaaaaaaaaaggaattaaaaaaatgagcagcTGATTTAGGAAATGATCAAGAAGTTGCaaatttcatgtttattattaaacatctcctcctcttttctcccaTGACCTTTCCCTGTTCAGATAACCCAGCTGTGGTCTCCAGAGGCTGCAGTTTCAAggcctcctccctgcctctcctgtgAGCCCCAGGACCTGCACCTTAGCCAGAGTTCATCATGGGGAACCACCTGACAGAGATGGCGCCCACCGCCTCCTTCTTGCCTCACTTCCAGGCCCTGCACGTTGTGGTCATTGGGCTGGACTCGGCTGGAAAGACCTCCCTTCTTTACCGCCTCAAGTTCAAAGAGTTTGTCCAGAGCGTCCCCACCAAAGGGTTCAACACCGAGAAGATCCGGGTGCCCCTGGGGGGGTCCCGTGGCATCACCTTCCAAGTGTGGGACGTGGGGGGGCAGGAGAAGCTTCGACCACTGTGGCGCTCCTACACACGCCGGACAGACGGGCTGGTGTTTGTGGTGGATGCTGCTGAGGCTGAGCGGCTGGAGGAGGCCAAGGTGGAGCTACACCGGATCAGCCGGGCCTCGGACAACCAGGGCGTGCCTGTCCTGGTGCTGGCCAACAAGCAGGATCAGCCTGGGGCACTGAGCGCAGCCGAGGTGGAGAAGAGGCTGGCAGTCCGCGAGCTGGCTGCGGCCCCACTCACCCACGTGCAGGGCTGCAGTGCTGTGGACGGGCTGGGCCTGCAGCCAGGCCTGGAGCGCCTGTATGAGATGATCCTCAAGAGAAAGAAGGCTGCCCGGACAGGCAAGAAGAGACGGTGACCTGAGGCTGCCCCCTCCTCACCAGTAGGGGTCTGCACACTTGGACAGCCAAGTGGAGCCTGTGGCCCCTCACTTAGCCCCAGGGTGCAAGGACCTGTTCACCTCAATGGAGGACCAAGGAGGACACCGGGGGTCCTGTTTTGGGGCAGCACTGGGGTGGGCGATGGGCGATGGGATATCTTCTCACATCTCTCCCTCATCCTCACTTCTGGAGAAGTGGAGGCTGCAGGACTGTGGAGGCTTAAATGTAAACTGACTCTACCTCGACcctgtttcctgtttttcttctctggcttTTTGATTAGATGTGTTTGGGGGTGAAGGAGAGTTTCTTGGAGGATGCATTTGGAATAAAGGAGAACTagctcttgcccctccccccaactgaGGGGTCTCCCCCCGGTTGCTTTTCTAGGGGTGCCAGTCGTAATagtcaatatttttctcttcGTATGAAAGTGCCAAGAACTCCTCCCCACCTTTGTAGACTCACAACCATTTTTATAAGCCACGTGTGTCCtctgtattattattaactattttttagCATTTGCCTATAAGTTATTAAAGACTGATGACGTTGTAGCTCTAACCTTGGTCTGGCATTTTCCTCTCCTTACCTAGCCTCAGGGTTAGTCCAAGATTTCTATAtgggcaggcaggggtggggaggagggacttATCTTGAAGCTGAATTTGCAAAGCAAgcacttttctaaaaaattagatTGTGTGTTTATGGGCTGGTGGGGATTATAGAGAGTTGAAATAACCCCATGCTATTGCCTGATCTCTGCCAGGGTTTTTTGGGtcccttctttcttccactttcctcccctcccctcctcctctgcctctgacTTGCCCCCGATCCCAGCTGGTCCTTGCAGATTTAACTTCAAGTTTTGCTGGTGTGAGCTGCTCCTAGGTCCTTGCCCTTGGGGACACCTCTTAGGTCTATGTAGGTAGGTCTGCCCCGTCCGCAACACTCAGGTGGTTAGTCTGATTTCCTCTCCCAACCCCAATACACAACTTGGGCCCCAATACACAACTTGAGGGATGTGGAGAGAATGGAAAGTAATTTCCTCCTGGCCTTAAGCCACCTCTGTGTGCTCAGTCCTGCTGACTGCAGCTCACTGGCAGCAGTGGCAGTGATGGGTGCTGGGGAGGCCTGAGCTGGATTGAACCAGCCAGGCACCTGTGACTAAGCCATGTGTCGTCCAGCTCTGAGAATGGTAGCTATTCCCAAGAGAGGGGAAGTCTAGTAGCTGTTTGAGCCTGGTGTGAGTGAGGACGGCTGGATATCCACGTAGACCACCAATGTTAGCATTGATCGTAAGAATAAAATGCTAGTGTCGTGAGAGCCTGAATACCCCTGCCCAGACTTTCAGGGCCACGCCTACCTCACCAGCATGAGGGCCAGGTGTGTCTGAGGACAATTAGATCTTCCTAATCTGAGTGGGAGTCGTAAGTAAAAACCAAGCACAATTCTTTCCAGCCCCCCAGTCCCATGCCCACCCTTTGTGCAAACATGGGATCCCCAGAGCATTTTCAGAGTCCCTGCTCCAGAATCAGATGAAaggacctggggagggaggggaggtgctgGCAACCGCATCCTGGGGGAGCCTTCCTAAGGAACTCGTTTCTTCCTAGCCAGCTGGCAGAAGCTGAGTTTGCTGAGTCTGGGCCAGGTCAGATTGGCTAACACCCATGCACGCCCCTTCTCCCGGCCCTCAAGGTGGCTGGCAGGACGGGGGTGGATGTGCATCCATCCGGAAGGGTGCCCAAGTCTGCGTCAGTGCTGGGGCGTGCTCGACAGAGCTGCTGGGCTGGTTCTGCTGGGGACACGTGCTACCTGGCCGCCCTCTACCCACACCTGTGACTCATCTCTCCCAGTCCTCAGGGTAGAGTCCTCTTCTGCAGCCCAGGAACAGGCTGGGGAGGACCTGGCTGGAAGGACCCTAGGTCTTGCTGGGAGATCTTTCTTCCCCATTCCACCCCAGTTTTGCTCTCTTGTCTCAAAATCTCCAAGGACACGTTCTCTCCATTTTTGGTCACCTGGGGGACTGAGGTCTCTGGATTTGGGGGACTATGTATGCAGAGGTGCTCCCCCATCCCTAGCAGAGAGGCATTCATGGTGCCAGCTCTATGGTTCTGCAATCAGCCTCCCTCCCTATCTTATTAGAACTGTTTTCTgctcccctcttctcccccaacccctctccaGCCCTGGGTGGGGGCCATGGTCCACAGGAGACCTGTGAATGTCCTGGCTCTTCCCCACACCCCTGTGCCCTGACCCCctggggggtggaggaaggggcgTGCTGGCGGCAAGGGAGATGGAGAAGCCAGTTGCTCTGAAGGGTTGTGGGGAGAGGGCAGCACGGGGGCATTCTGATTAGAAAGCTACATTCTGGCTGGATAAGGGTCCGGAGCTTTGTAATAATCCTCCTGCCTTAGTCCATCAAAGGGatggagggctgggagggaggggaccaCCTCAGGGGTTCTGCGTGTTGAACTCTGGGCCAGTTGCTTGGGACGGGGGTGGGATCAGGATTGCAGGTAGGTTGTAGTTTCTTTGTCTCAGCTTCTTTATTTAGGAGAATTTCTTTGAGACCCTGAGGTGGGTGCTGAGGAAGAAGAGGCTCCTTAAGGGCTGAGGGTGTCTAGGGGCTAagagtgggggcaggggctggttgCCTGTGAGGTGAAGTTGAAGGAAACCAGTAGTCCCGGAGTTGGGGCTCCCTTCTGAGCTGCACCCCCCAGTCACCCCCACCCAGCCACCgccccccacacccccctccccgccccagccaCCTCTTCTTCTTGCACAGGTTGGATGGTAAAATCCAGATGGAGTGCACTTTTCCTGGGTGCCCTGTGCTTCCCCAAAGCCCTCATGAGGGCAAAGACGGCACTGGTCCCTCACCTTCCCACGCCCCCTCCAGTCCTCCCATGCTGCATGTGCtcaaggaggagaaaaagtagcaaaaagggaggaaagaagtcCCTAAGGGGGCAGCGACTTGCCCGAGGACACGGCTACTTAGTGGTGCGTCCAGATCCTTCCTCCCAGGCCAGCTCTTTGGACTCCCTTGGGCAGACAACAGGAGGTTGGAGACAGGGAGCAAGTCCAGGACCTCAGAGCTCTgacctccccctccttccctccctccctgccttgaTTAGATTAGGGACCAGCTTtccactcccccactccccttcctGAGGCGCGCGGGGGCTTTATCTTCAAAGCCCAGCAGAGCTCTGGCCTCAAATCTGGCCAGAAGTCCCCACCCTCCTTTCACACTGACCATGTGTCATACCAAGTCTTTCTGGAGATGGACACCTCCACCAGGGCCTGGGAAGCACTGAGTTCCGCTGAAGCGCTAGGAGCACACAGGACAGCCTGTTCTCCAACATGGGCATTTTCTGAACGGAGgccagtgggaggggagggagcaaaGGCAGTAAGGAAAGCCCAGGCCAGCACAGGGCTGTAAGGAATGGGCAGTCTGTAACCACACATCATTTCCAAGACCATCTGCAGGACCACGGCTGGGGAGTTTGTGGGTGGGTGTCATGGAACCTCTTCCTCTGGCTAAGACAGAGGAGGGTGTttgttcttccctccttcctttaaaaattgtttttaaaaacagttccCCCCTTCCTCacttgattataaaagtaataggtCTTTGTTGTAAAAGAAACTTAGAAACTTAGAAAATGGAGAGCCCCATAGTCTAAACTTCAGAGCTAGCTAAACATTGTGAACAGGTTTTTACATATaatctttcagatattttttctctgcatatattaaaaaaagtatatatatatgtatatatatatatgaatgacacATGGGGTTATCTCAGGCATATCGTGTAcagttttgcttttctcatttatatcTTGGGCATAATTCAATGTCAGGACATATggattttctcattctttttgatgactACATgagattccattgtatgaatggaccctcatttattaattaaatccACAGCATGTCCCCAGCAATGAACTTCCTTGTACATATTTCTTTGTACACTGGGGTGAGATTTCCTGTAATATGATTCCTAGAAGTGTAATTGTTGTGTCAAAGGGtacacttatttttaatttttctagataGTGccgaagtgtgtgtgtgtgtgtgtgtgtgtgtatagagagtgggtttgggtgtgtgtgttggggggaatTTAATTCAGCCTCCTCATCCTCCATCCTCAAGTTCCAAGGCCTCTTCAAGccgaagggtgtgtgtgtgggtcgGGTGCGGGAGTAGACATCACAGTGCTCCTGCTTTATGGcaggtaagaaaaaaatcaccagcGATACGGTAGAGGATTTTCAGGCCTGGGGATTGAGCCCCACCCGGGGCTGCCTGGTTGATGGCGGAGGTGGGCAGATGGTGAGGACTCCCTAAGCACCCAGCTTCTCACAGATGGCAGGAGGAGTGGGCGAAACAGCTCCTGAAATAAATCCCCGGGACTTGGCTCAGGGAGGGAGTGCGGCGGAGATTAGGAGCGTAGGCTGTGAAGGGAACGTGGAGAACAGATCTGAGCCTGAAGGAGGGCGGCCGGGGACCTGGACCTCCCCCACTCCCCTAGTGGGGACCCCCACCAGCCACTAGAGCTCACGGACTCCTGGAACAGGAAGCAGAGGCGTGAAGTATCATATCCCTCGGCCACTCTGCGTTGTTTGGGGCTCCATCTCTGTTGAGTTCATTCAGGCCTCTGGGCTAATCCTGGGTCTATGCCCCTCCTGGGTGGATCGGGATGGTGGGGAGTGAGGCAGGCAGGAGAGTGTATCTCTTTAGTACCTCCCATCCCCGCCTATTAAATCTGGTGGAgattgggggaggagggtggggctgaCAGCTGGCTTTTAAAGATTGCTGAAAGTGAGGTTTTGCGATTTtgattgtgtttgtttttgtaagatcACTCACTGCTTTCCATTCCAGATGCTGACTCTTCTCCTtcgggagagagaaggcagaagtgCTTGCTCATTCCCTGGAATGCTCCCAGTCTATAATGGGGGAGGAACAGAGCCACAACTCTGGCCAGGCAGCACCGCAGAAAGTAACCTCAGAGTAAGACGTGGCCCTGCCACCAACTTCTGTGACCTTGACCAAGCCCTTCCTTGTCccctggcctcagtttacccatctgtaaagtgagggggTTGAGTACACAATATCAGATCTTTTCTGGTTCACTTTCCATGGTCCTCAGTACAAGGTGGGTGTGGGGAACTCCTTAATGATCTTTCTCCCTTCATCTTAGCACTCTCTGAAAttaccttgttttgttttcaagtttgtttACTGTCTGCATTCATTTCCACGTTGTACAGGACAGCCTTCATCCATTTTGCACACCACTCTAGCCCCAGGGCAGTggtgggcacacagtaggtgatcaTCTCACATCTATGGAAGGTAGGGTGTCCACTCAAGGATTGGAGGGTTGGGGTGTCACCGCAGTGAAGAAGTGGTTTTAGTCTATAAATGCTGACAGCACTCAGGAAAGAAACTACCAAATAAGGTTGGAGAGTTTacctgggaaggcttcctggaggaggtggggagaagaagCAGATTAAGGAACTGGAATTAAGTATTCTGATTAACTAGGGACTTGGAGGACCATGGGCTTGGAAGTATTTTCTTGGCCCTACCTACTGCTCAGGAGGCAAGATCTGAGGTTGAGGTTTAATAGACacagcttccttcctcccttcccagtAATTAGTTGCCTGGCCTGGGATGCTCCCTGGAGTCTGttcacccctcccctctcccagctcctcccaaGGTCGCCCCAGGATGGTCAAACTGTATCTAGATTCCCATTCTCTGCCTCCCACCCCAGAGGAGCTGAGTGTATAGCAGGTGTTGGGGAAGGGACTCCCAAGGTCTGG is a window encoding:
- the ARL4D gene encoding ADP-ribosylation factor-like protein 4D, whose protein sequence is MGNHLTEMAPTASFLPHFQALHVVVIGLDSAGKTSLLYRLKFKEFVQSVPTKGFNTEKIRVPLGGSRGITFQVWDVGGQEKLRPLWRSYTRRTDGLVFVVDAAEAERLEEAKVELHRISRASDNQGVPVLVLANKQDQPGALSAAEVEKRLAVRELAAAPLTHVQGCSAVDGLGLQPGLERLYEMILKRKKAARTGKKRR